GGCACCACAGCATTGCCCTTTTGTGCGAGATGGAAAGGCCAACGTAGAGACCAAGAAGGGAAAGGACTGAGGAAAGGGATATTTGATGGGAACAACAAAGACGGTAGGAATGTAATGCTGCCCAGGGGCAACTtcgactggcaaaaaaaaaaaaagattgaactCAATTTCGCCACTGCTAGCGTCGTCATCTTTATATAATAAAGAGTCACTTTTCAGGCATGTTCAGCTATCTGAGTGTGCCGCAACTGAACTCTGAAGATggcccaaagaaaaaaaaactttaaaagaggCATGGCCCACTGCAGAAAAAGAACCAGTACCAACTTGCCAACTGCAGGTAATGCATGATTATGCTCATACCAAGGGATCATGGTGAGACCATATCTCCTGCAGTGACAGAAGAGCGAAcagaagcttaaaaaaaaaacagaacactgATGATATCCAGTGAACAATCGATGCAGTAATTAAGTATGCCGCTTTTGTCTGTTCTGATTAAGTGgaataaaaaaaagacagttAAGAGGATGCCAAACATCACGCAAGACAGTGTTTGTGCCACCCACTGTGGTTTGTTGGGACCTCCAGCAGTACGCACTATTCATCACTGTTAGAACCTGttgctcctcaaggtaaggccgAATCCATTGCATGGTATCAGATTGTACAAGGCAGTAGCCGTGACAGCAAACAACAGATGCAAAAGTAATGTTCAGAGGGAGACGAGGCAGGGGTATAGGGCAacggaaaaacaaaagaaaggagCTGTTTAGGCCTTTGTAGAAGGTTGTGTTGGTGAAGTTTGACGTGTCCCTTGGCCCTGCTTCTGCTGATCCCGAAGATGCTTCTCAACCTGCGAAAGAAGGGTTGTCGCAGCATGATGAAGTGGCCAGCAATGGCAATTTTATGAAGCTTTGGCATAAACCTATATGCTCCCTTTCAAAGCTCCCAGTCCACATCCCGAACCTCGGGTATGAGACAGATCATGGAAAGCAGTTTTCTTCCAACATGCAGCAAGTTGGCTAGCATATGCACAATAATTACCAAGCATTCCCTACAAGCAGAAGACAAGCTTTGGCATTACACTGTTCAAACCATGTTGCACAACTTTAGCTAAGCTGGAAGAAAAATTTCTGGTCCAGCAACCTAACACTTCTCACAAAGTGCAGCGGGTTCCACATATTGAAAAAGTGAATATTTAGGAACAGTGAATGCCacttgcaataaagaaaaaattctcAGCCTTCTTTCCAAAAATTATTTGAGCCAACACTAGGATATCTAAATGAACACAATGTGCATCATACATTTAGTGACACAAAGTAGGAACTGAGGCAACCAGCAAAGAAACATTCAATGCAAGCGGTTCAGCTGTGTTGCATAATATTTTAACACTAACTCATCACCAGAAAATTGTTTATTGTGACCATGTGGAGGAAAATACGTTATATAAATTCAAGCAAAACCAAATGGATTAGGAAACAAAATTACAAAATTAAACTGCAACATCTGAGCCTCGAAAAAGGACGGGCGCTGCAACTAAatagtgcttttttttctctctctcttgctgtCAAGTTTGCTCAATGCATAGTTCAGTTGGGTAGACAGGAGCTTTGACAGCGGTCTTTCGCACCAACTGCTGGGAGTGCAACTGGTTGCTTACAATCTTCCGCACATGCAGCACACTGGCGTCGCTGTCTGATTTGCCCTTGCAATTCTCCGGCCGGTACGGTGGCACAATGGTTACCTGGTTCATGACAAGTATGTTTTTGCCCTGCCACGTCACGTCATCAATCCtgtgaagaaagaaaagacacAGTCACTCAAGCTCAGTTTGTTGGTAATTTAGCACCAACAAAAACCACAGGGTCACTGAAAATAAACTGCAAAGAAGTTAGCATTCCTAGCAGTGATCTGAATGCAACCAAAGGATGATAATCAAATTTATCTGCATTGTTCAGCATTCGCCACGTACAATCACAAAGCTATGATAAAGATGTCCACAAGAGGCTTGGTGGGTATGCCAACAAGAAAAGTGTCATAAGAAAACAAACAGGATGCCCTTTAATAAAACGAGGTATAGCATGTTTTCACACTTTGTACAGGATCCTGGGCAGTGTATAGACATCCCAGCCTTAACCCGTGCCAttactaatacccctgtcacacgggacttcttctcggcctttgccgtaaagttgtcttattgcactaaaggaggaaaaccgaaaaggagcagcgacgctgctacacggcaaatccaaaggagctagaacgcggcctccgtgaatgccaaaagtcaccgctgtgtgtgaagcggcgctagtaacattatgaaattaaagcagacggtagcacttcagctaagagtgcattcgtttatgttggaaaaagtagctatcacgataataaacgagcgttctgacggtgagaaacggatattttgaaacaaagtttcttttttttttcatcgttctcggtccgaccacggtaggcgcacttttctgttcggctcctcgttgtgttcgagaagcgtgctttgttgcttgtgtctttgtgcacacaagcaaactcaaaacacgcactcaacaaagagcaaacgaagaaaaaacagcaaagcgagatgcgcaagcacgtgtgtgtcgatgcggctgctgaaaagcgttcaagtcctttcttagcagtgtggatgtctttagtcatagcctcctctacggttaagtgcactgtaacgcaaaattaaccattgaataagataaattatattttttacggtttcaaaactaaaaattgcgtcaattttttattctttgagctcgctagctggcgctgccgtctgggttgctcctttaagcaactttaagggcgctgacggccgcctttattgctacggaactttatcgcaaaggtctcgacgctttgccgtgtagatgcgcgtcacgcgcctttggggcaaaggaccttaatttctaaagccttacaagtgtccgtgtgacagggatatAAGAGTATGGCACAGCCAAGGCAAAGGTGAGGGACAAATGCAGACCTCGGTATGCCACGAGGCTCTTCTGAAAGCTATCATGGATGTGGGAGCTGACAAGTAGAACAAGAAGTTAAAAACAGTAATCAGACACAGGCATATCCCAGGGCCACGGAAACCAGACGAAGCTGCTCCTAACAATGCTAGTCTTTACTTGACTTCAAACTTTTGTGACTAGCTACATAGCACATTGACTTTTCTCTGTGTTCTAATCATCTCACCGTCATGAATGTTAAAAGCCTGCCTCAGTGACCATGTACTTCTGTGCAAACAATTTCAACTGCAAGCTCCATGGCCCACAATACTCCCTAATTCACAAAAGACCCTTTCTACCTGCACATGTGCAGCATGTAGAAATGGTAGGAAGAAATGGCCGCTAAAAGCTATTTCTGGTGGAAAAAAATCTAACTCAAAACGTCGGCCTCAATCTTAGAATGTGGTGTGTGTCTTGCTTTGTGCCACTTCACACAAGCTGAAAATGCAACGTGTCTTGCTTTGTGCCACCTGCTAGTGACACAAAGCAGTGACACATTGCAATCTAAGCGTGCAGCTGTGAACTCTTGCGAGCATTTTTGCCCTGCAAGGATCATGCTGGAGCCTGGGTAAAGCAGTTGCGTTTGAAATCTCAAAGTGAAAAGTGTTCCGGCTTTTTCACCATGCAATGAAGGTTTGTCTTCCAGGCAAGCCGAAAGCAAAGCTAAAACCATTTGGGGTTTGGGAAATTTGGGGAGGAACGATCGGTTAGGGGGCAGTTTTCTCCAAAAACACCTAAGCAATTTGTTTACTGTAGATGCAAGGCATGTTCTGACAAAGGCAGACCAAGTGTTTGTGAGGGTGTGACTGCTTCTCAAACTAGCTCATGGCTTCGTACTGTGCTAGACTCGATACCTTACTAGTTGCCTACAACTGCTGGCTATTGTCATATGCAGCAATCCCCGGCAGCAAAAGCTCTCAGGTGCATCTCAAGCAGAGTAGGACTCACTCAAATCACTGAACAGCAAGCCACCTTCTCTAGCCAGTTTCAATGTTGGTAGCAGCAACATAGCCTGCTTTGACGAGAGAATCTTTTCCCAAAAAGCACATCCCGCTTGCCAGTGCTGAGGCTCTCTTGTTTTGAAGTTCACTGCAACATCTGCATTCCCAACAACCTTTTTGCGCTCCAAATGTGGCGCCCCTTATTTGCCAAGAATGCAGGCGGCTCTGCATTATAAAAATGGCAAAATTCTCCATGCCGCATGAAGTAAACAGGGGAGGATACTAGCCAATTTGTGACTTTCACAGTAACAGTAGTCTTTTTGACTAAAAAAAATGTCAGTAGTATTTTCAAATAGTATACTTCCAGCCGCATAACTTCGTGTTTCCCTAATTATTTCCCTTTGGTATCAGTCAAAACTGCATAACGCATATGCAAAGATATGTAAACAAATGCAACACCCTGAAATGCAATGTGCTATACACATTATTGAGTGTTGAACTCAACTAAGATTGTGAAATGTGCAGAGAAGCCTTCCAGCAGAGCACCACTTGAGTCTTCTTGCTCCCATAAGCAGCGGCAAACAAGGTCAGCATCGTTGTAGTAAGTAGCATAATTACAGTGCCAAAACAAAAAATGCTAGAAGACTTCCAGTGACTTACGTCTTTCGAATGGCCAGGAATAGGCGAATTCCTTCATGAGACACACCAGCAGCAATGGCAGCTGCCAAACGCTGGCGCTCATCTATGTTCTGTTTTGCTCTCGTGTTGAGCTGCAACAGATGATGAATGCCACATGGAGGCCAAAAAGCATAGCTTGCAAAGGCCTCAAGTGTAAAGAGTCACATACAAAGACTATTTCAGCATACTCCGAATATTTCAAGACATCAGGCTAGCCATCAAAGAGGCTCTCAATAAAgctgcggtatgcctgggatgttaaaggacacaGCATCACGAATACcctccagcaaaaattttttcaatgcatttttAGGAAGCTGAATTATCTGTAGTAAAAGTTTGAACGTCCGCATCTTTGCCCGTTTTActctcctctcgtcacattttgcacCCACTCAGCCCCACTGCCAGCTGCCGACGCGCACAGGAATTCCCCTTGGGATGAAGCATCCC
The Amblyomma americanum isolate KBUSLIRL-KWMA chromosome 3, ASM5285725v1, whole genome shotgun sequence genome window above contains:
- the Lsm12a gene encoding LSM12 homolog a; protein product: MKAMADGPECFTLGSVVSCKTCYDQIIEGEVLAFDQNTKALMLKCASSSGKANVNDIRMVNLNFVSELTVKKEAGSSPLTPPQALNTEKLNTRAKQNIDERQRLAAAIAAGVSHEGIRLFLAIRKTIDDVTWQGKNILVMNQVTIVPPYRPENCKGKSDSDASVLHVRKIVEKHLRDQQKQGQGTRQTSPTQPSTKA